The sequence ATCAGAATTCAAACTGAGCACATCATACAAAACTATAGCTGAAAGCAATATTATCGGTAGCCATTTGGGAATGTAAACAATTGACAATACGATAGTCTGCATTGCCGTATATAAAAGGTTATGACTGTTCGGAAATACAGATTGACGGGCAGTATTACCTGGAGACAGCAACACGATGACGGCAAAAAGCACGCTGAGGCCGGTCAGGATAATCAGATGCGAATTCCATTTCCTACGCAGAATAAAATATACCCCGGTCGCCAGCAAAAGCATATACAGCAACAGCAACATAGATGTTTCATTGCTGCCCACAATGGCAAAACACAAAAATGCAGCCGCCAACAAGTAAATTTTCCTATTCGTTTGTTCCAATCGAACCAGCGCGAAAAACAGCACAATGGTAAAAATGCTTGGGAGTAAATAAGTAAGGGAACCAATGACCCAAAATAAGCCCTCGGCTGTGGACGGGAGCTGGAACAAGAAGAGAAAAATGAATACTGAGACAATCGCCGACTTATCTATAAAAGACATATTCCTGAACAACGCATTTACCAGCACATACAGTGCACCGGTTAGCAACAGTAGTAAAGCAATAGGTATTACCTTATAAAGAAAGATATTCCCAAACACTAACGGAGTAACAGACAGAAGCGCCATTGAAAAGTATCTGCCCGTCCAACTAGTGTACCAGAATTTCTGAGCTTGCAAAAATCCCATTTCCCTGGCGATATGTGCGAGGGAAAAATCGTCGCCAGCTATTGGGTTATTGTATAGAGATATGATCAAAAATGGCAAAAGAGTTAACACGCCAAGCGCGACCAAAAAATATGACCCCAGGTGACCTTTGAAAAGTTTAGACATATTAATGATATCTAACGGACTAACAATAAAGAAATCCGCCCTCGCAAGCGCAAATTGCGTTTTTTAATTATCTATAATGCCGATTGATCCGCCATAGCTCAACAGGAGCTTTAATAAAATCGGACAGTTTCAATTTTGAACCAGCTATTTCCTTCCAGGTTCGCAAAGGCACCTCTAATATCTTCCCACGGCTATTTTCACCCGCACTTTTTTTCAAAAAGCGAAAAAGGACTTCGACATCAAAAAACCACTTGCTGACAAATGGTTTATCAAACAAAGATGTCACCAAACTACTATGAATTAGTTTTGCACCGCATTGACTGTCATAGATGCGTACCCTAAGCATATTTGCTATCACCGTTGCAAAAATTCTTCCCAGGTAGTGTCGTAGCATCTTACGCTCAACTCCGGCTCCAAGGCGTGCCACTCTTGTTCCCATGATGATCTGATGCTGGAGTTGCCCCCCCGAAAAATAAACAAACCAGTCTATCTCTTCGAGCGGTGTCGAAAAATCTGCATCCCAATAGCCGTAATAGTCAAAACCTGACATTTTGTTGGCATATAATAGTCCCTGGCGCACGGCTTCGGCCTTGCCACCGTTTTGTGGCATATCAAACACAAAGAATTGCCGCGGGTATTGTTGTGCAACTCTTTGAAGTAATTGAAGGGTACTGTCCTTGCTGCCATCATTAACGCCCAGAAATGAATACTGTGGATGAGCGTCCATAAATGCAGACAGGCTTTTAACATCAAGCCTGCTTTCCTCGTTGTAACAGGGAATAATTACGCAGATCTTCTGCATATAATATAGTTTGACAAGCCGGGAAGCTTAATGCCAAGTTTGGAAAACAGTTTTGTGAAATAATGATCGAACAACATTACGTTCCTGATGGCTGCTGTTACCCCATGGCCTTTGTTCCATTCGACCAGACCGGTTGTTGGTTTGTCGTTCTTAGTCGCTTTTTCCATAAACACCGCAGCTGCGCGTGCCAACAGTAACGAAAGAAAGAAGTAACCTTTTTTCTCAGATTTGAGGCCAGCCTGGTTAATATGGCGCTCCAGCATAGCATTGTCATACCTGCGATAGTGCTCAAGGAATACGTCATGCCTTGAAAACAGCGACTGGAAGGCTGGTACTGTGATGACAAATTGGGTCGTGTTGTCAATTGACTGAAATGTCTGCATCCATTTCAGGAAGGCTATATCATCAGCAATATGTTCGATAACATCGAGCAACAAGACCATATCTACGCTATCACTGCCCAGGGCTACCTGCGCGTCATCCAGAGTACGGAAGACTTGTATTTTGGTATGCTTGTTCTTATCGCGCAAAAACTCAAGCGTATCGTCGGTAAAATTAATGTCAACGGCAAAACAACGGATATTGGAATAACGGGAGCTAAGCTGCTCTACGAACCATGTATCTCCGCAACCCATATCCAGTAAAACACCGCCTGAAGCGTTCATTTCATCCAAACGTTTCTCTGCGAGGTCTATAACAACTTCCAGCCGCGCTAATTCCCAAGGATGCCTGGCAACAATACTTTGTGTTCTGAACTTGGCTTCTTTAAGATCCATATACAAATAATACACCCGCCAACCTGGCCGGCTTTAGTTTCAACAATGTGTAAACCGCTTAAATTGAGCGTTAAAGATAATCTTTTATGGAAAAAAGATTGAATAGTTACCGTTCGAAATCGCTATTCGAAGAATATCTCCTCGGACTTCCGTTTAAAAATGGGGAAATACCAACCTGCTCTAATGCCAAAGAGAACATCCAGGCGTGATCCATGATCCGGACGTTGAACGTCGAACAAAAAATCTCTGCGGCCTTCTGTAAAACCTGCAGTTACATTCAACCCGATATGAAAGTTAATGAGGCCATCTTGGGCGAAAAAATTGTAACCGATATATTGTTCCACAAACATACCATTGGTTAGCCTGTCATAGCCTTTGCGGTAGTCACGGCGCAACTGCGGAATCGTCTTCTCGCGATCAAACAAATTGATCTTGTGTTGCATAAAGCCAACAGTCGTCGTGATCAAAATACCATTGTCCGCATTTGATTTCGAAATATTGAAGATCTTGCTTCCTTGTATGCCTATTAAATACCCACGTTCATAAGTATTGATGCCTACAGGCTGACCGTCCTGGTTAATCAAGGCCCCATCATCATCGGTAAGATTTATCAAAAAAGAATCCTCCTTGATATTGTTACCGAGCAGAAAATCGATTTTCGGCCCAAACATCCAGTTTGTTTTTGTCTTGTAAAGTATTGCCCCACCAATCCGATAGTTGGTACCAAAACGATCGGCCATATCTGCAGCGGGAAAGTCGACACCCCCGTTTGCATTAATAATGAAGCCTTTATGAGCTGGTGTTTTTTCTTCGGTAAAAAGATCATTCTGCGCAATTGATGAGAACGCCGAAAACGCGAGAACTACTAAAATGCAAATTCGCTTCATGAAAACTCTTCCTTTCAGGTGGTGAAGATACGAGAAAAATTTTAGCGTAAATTTTCAGAACGCTTAAAACAAACAATGTATATGTGACGTTTTGTTGAATGCACCCGAAGGTGTAGGTTTGCACCCACAATTTAAAAAACTCCCCTATGCAGCATCTGCAAATGGTTGACCTGAAACGTCAGTACCAGAAAATAAAGCCCGAAGTCGACGCGGCTATTCAGCGCGTAATTGATAGTACCGCATTCATAGGTGGCAAAGACGTGAAGGATTTTGGAGAGGAATTAGCCGCCTATCTTGGAGTAAAACACGTAATACCCTGCGCAAATGGCACCGACGCTTTACAAATAGCCCTGATGGCGTTGGGCCTTCAGCCTGGCGACGAAGTGATCACACCGTCTTTTACCTATATTGCTACGGTAGAAGTAATGGCGTTGCTGCGCTTACAACCTGTATTTGTAGATGTTGATCCTGATACTTTTACTATAAATATCGATAGCGTTAGGAACGCCATCACGTCAAAAACTAAGGCAATTGTCCCGGTTCATTTATATGGGCAATGTGCCAATATGGAACCGCTGCTGGAACTAGCAAAAGAACACAATATACCGGTAATAGAAGATAACGCCCAGGCTATTGGAGGCACTTACACATTCTCGGATGGTAATACCGTAAGAACGGGCTCGATGGGCATCATTGGCTGCACGTCGTTCTTTCCATCAAAAAACCTGGGTTGCTATGGTGATGGTGGTGCGATGTTCACCAATGATGATGCGTTGGCTGAAAAACTAAAAATGATAGCCAACCACGGTCAGAAAGTAAGATACTATCATGAGATGGTAGGTTGCAACAGCAGGTTGGATACGATACAAGCCGCTGTTTTGCGCATCAAACTGAAACATCTTGATGAATATTGCGATGCCCGCAGGAATGTTGCCACTTATTACGACAACGCTTTCAAAAGCAATCCGCACATTATTACACCTTTCCAGGCGCAATACAACAAGCACGTGTTTCACCAATACACTTTGCAACTTAAGAATGTAAACAGGGACGAACTGCAGACAAAACTGTCTGAAAAGAACATTCCTTCGATGATCTACTACCCTGTGCCCAGCCACAAGCAGAATATGCTGAAGGAGTTTGTACCAGCTAATATCAACCTGCCAGCGACGGATATGTTACAGGATTGCGTTATCTCATTGCCTGTACACACCGAGCTTACAGAAGAAGAACTGAAGTATATCACGACCAATTTTCTTGCAATTATTGATCAACTTACCAAATAATGAAAGTTACAAGAACACCTATTGAAGGTTTGCTGATCATAGAGCCAACCGTTCACAGAGATGACCGCGGATATTTTGTAGAAAGCTATAACGACCGTGTTTTCAAAGCGTCGACAGGCTTCACAGAAAACTTTGTGCAGGATAACCAGGCGGGATCATCAAAAAATGTATTGCGTGGACTCCACTATCAAAATCCCCCTGTTCCGCAAGCTAAACTGATACGCGTGTTGCAGGGAACTATCTGGGATGTAGCTGTAGACATAAGAAAAGACAGCCCAACTTATGGCCAGTGGTATGGCGTGGAGTTATCTGGCGATAACAACCTGCAGTTTCTTATTCCGCACGGGTTTGCGCATGGCTACTCTGTGCTCTCTGAACGGGCTAACGTATTTTACAAGTGCGACCATTTTTACAACAAGGAAACTGAAGGCGGTGTATTCTACGCAGATCCTGCATTGAATATAGATTGGAAAATAGACCTATCAACGGCTATTGTTTCCGAAAAAGACAAGGCACAGCCTTTGCTGAAAGATGCCAAAAACGGGTACTAAACTCCGTTTCAGAATAAAAAGAAAGCCGGTTGTAACAACCGGCTTTTATTATGACTTCATGTTTACAAATTGAAGAGGCAGGTCGAGGTTAGAACTGCGGCAGAGTTGTATCACGTCCTGAAGGTCGTCGATCTTTTTACCAGTTACCCTGATGATATCATCCATAATGGCAGGCTGCACTTTGAGCCCGCTGTCTTTTATCAGCTTCACTATTTTTTTAGCCATATCCTTGTCAATTCCATTCTTGACAGGCACAGTTTTCTTCACATATTTGCCAGAAGGAGTTGCTTCTTTCGACATATCGAAAGCATTGGCTTCAAGGCCCTGGCGCATGGCTTTCGTGAGTAAAACGTCCTCTACCTGTTTTAGCTGCATATCACTTTCAACCTCCAGGTTGATGACCATATCTTTTTTGTTTAGGTCGATCACGACGTGCGTACCTTTAAAATCGTAACGGTTATCAATTTCCTTTTTGGCAACGTTTACCGCGTTATCTAACGTTTGCGGATCTACTTTGCTGGCAATGTCGAATGATGGCATATGGTGTTGTTGATTGTTTGTAAAAATACTAATCCCGGACTCAAAAATCAATTACCTATCTTTTCTTCCAATTCCAGCATCAGCTCAAATGCCTTGTCGTATTCTTTGCTTTTCGCATCCAGCTTAGCTGTATGCTGACGATATTTTTCGTCCAGTTCTCTAAACTTCTCTTTATCAGCATAGAACGTTGGGTCGCCAAGCTGAGCTTCCAGCTTCGCTTTTTCTTCGTTCATTTTTGCCAATTCTTCCTCCAGTCTCTGAAAAGTCTTTTGCTGCTTTTGGTATTCCTTCTTAAGATTTCTTAATTCAGCCTCGTTTACATTAGGCACTGGCTTTTCTTTTTTCTCAACTTTTTTCTCTTCAACTTTTGCCACAACAGGCTGAGCTTTTGCCGCATCTTGCAGGCGTTTTTGACGCTCGCTCTCAAACACTAACCATTCGTCGTAAGTGCCAATAAACTCTTTGATCTTACCGTCCTCGATGTGCCAGATTTTATTGGCAGTTTTGCTGATAAAATAACGGTCGTGCGATACCAGGATCAAAGTGCCCTCATACTTGTTCAGTGCCTCAATCAGCATTTCCACAGACTGCATATCCAGGTGGTTGGTAGGTTCATCGAGCATCAGGAAGTTACCCTTCATGGCAATAGTCTTTGCCAGCGCCACCCTCGCCTTTTCACCTCCAGACAGTACTTTGATCTTCTTGAATACATCATCGCCACTAAACAGGAAACAACCTAATAACTGGCGTAGTTCCAACTCGGTTTTACCACTTCCTGCGCGCTTCATTTCCTCCAGTATCTCATTCTCCACGGTGAGTGCCTCCAGCTGGTGCTGCGCATAAAAACTCTCCTCTACATTGTGGCCTTCCTTGCGCTCACCTTCAAACGACTCTTTGCCTGCTATTATTCGGAGCAACGTGGATTTACCACGACCGTTGGCACCTATCAGGGCTATTTTATCGCCACGGTTGATCTCAGCGTCTGCATGTTCCAGTATCGTCAGGTCGCCAAAACGCTTGGTTACATTCTTAAGCGTATTGATGATCTTTCCCGGTTGTACGGCAACGTCGAAGTTGATGTTCATCACCGGCATCGTTCCATCAGGCGCTTCAATACGATCGAGTTTATCCAACCTCTTCAACGCACTTTGTGCTTGTGCCGCTTTAGTTGCCTTCGCGCGGAAGCGTTCTATAAACCGTTCCTGCTGGCGGATATAGTCTTGCTGATTTTCGAAAGCGCGCTGCTGCAGTTCCATACGTTCTGCTTTCTCTTTCTGGAAGAAAGAATAGTTACCGCTGTACTGGTGAAGGTCCTGTTGCCATACTTCTACTATTTTAGTCACCATGCGGTCGAGGAAGTACCTATCGTGCGACACGATCACAACGCTACCTGGATATCCTATGAGATAACGCTCCAACCATTCAATAGATGGAAGGTCAAGGTGGTTGGTAGGTTCATCGAGCAGCAGCAGATCGGGTGCCTGCAGCATCATTTTCGCCAGCAGTACACGCATGCGCCAGCCACCGCTGAACTGGTTATATGGTCTTTGAAGATCAGCCGTAGAAAAACCAAGGCCTTCCAGCACTTCTGCAGTACGATGTTCCATTTCATACCCGCCTGCCACTTCAAAATCGTGCAGCGCATGACTGTAATCATCCAGCAACTTCGCATCGTCCGGCTTGTATTCCAGTTCTTTGATCAGGCGGGCCATTTCTTTCTCCACTTCATGCGCTTTCTCAAAAGCCTGCATGCCCACCATCAATATCGAGTCATTGGTAGAAAAGCTTAACAGATCCTGGTTAAAAAAGCCGATCGTAACGTCTTTGGGTTTATTGATCACACCATTGTCTACTCGATAGGCGCCGGTAATGAGACGCAGCAACGTCGATTTACCAGCACCATTGCTACCAACAAGGCCTATCCGCTCCCCTCGTTCTATCTGCCAGCTGGCATCTTCAAGAATCGGGCGGGCACCAAAGAAAAACGAAATATTCTGTAACGATACTAACATAAGGCCGCAAAATTACACTACCTGCGGTTAGCATTGAAGCATACCGTATTTTTGCACAAAATTTTTTAGCTGATGCGACACATTTCTGCTATTTGCCTGCTTTGCGGCCTCTGGCTGGTAAGCTGTAACAACGAAACCAAGACAGAACAGGCCGAAAATACTGCTGTAGAGCAGCCTAAATTGCCACCGCAAAGCAAGCTAGACTCTACCGGCACGCAGAAATTATTGGCTGTACTCAGCAGTTATTACGAATTAAAAGATGCGTTAGTAGCAACCAGTGCTTCCAAAGCCGATGAAGGAGCTACAAAACTGATGGCGGCAGCGAACGACCTGGACGGCTACATCAAAACGGACAGCGTTAACAGTAGCGCGCTGATGCCGCAACTTGACTCGCTCAAGGAAGGTGTAAACGGCATCCTGTCTGTAAAAGACGAAACCACAGAAAAGAAGCGTATTGCTTTCGAAAAAGTATCGGATGCGATGTTTGCCTTGCTGAGAACTGCCGACATTAAAAACGCCGGTGCATACAGGCAATACTGCCCAATGGCGTTCAATGACAAGGGCGCTTATTGGCTGAGCAATGAAACAGAAATACGCAACCCATATTTCGGTAAAGTGATGCTGGAATGTGGCGAAGTGACAGATTCTTTAAAATAACCTCTTTTTCTTAGACTGTATGTTCCCTATAGCGCGTCCATTAGTATCTACCCTGCTCGTTCTATTGTTGCTACCAGCAACGCTTTTAGCCCAAAAGAAAGTGACCCTGAGCGGCTACATGCGCGATGGCGGAAGTGGCGAGGCCCTTGTGTCAGCCACTGTTTATATAAAAGAGTTGCAGCTAGGTGCTCAGACCAACAACTACGGTTTTTACTCTATTTCAATGCCAGCTGGCACCTATACAGTTATATATTCATATATTGGATACAATTCCCGTACAGAAAATATTGCCCTGACTGAGAGCCGTACACTGAATGCTGACATGGACAGCAAAACGACGTTGAAGGAAGTAGAGATAAAGTCAACGCGTGCTGACGACCATGTGAAGGGCACAGAAATGGGTACGATCACGCTTTCTGCTGAGAAAATAAAAACGTTGCCCGTGATATTTGGTGAAACCGATATCCTGAAAGCACTGCAGCTAATGCCCGGCGTTCAGTCGGCGGGCGAAGGAAGCTCGGGTTTCTACGTGCGCGGTGGCGGTCCTGACCAAAACCTGGTGTTGCTCGACGATGCTGTGGTATACAATACAGGTCACTTA comes from Polluticoccus soli and encodes:
- a CDS encoding DUF3347 domain-containing protein: MRHISAICLLCGLWLVSCNNETKTEQAENTAVEQPKLPPQSKLDSTGTQKLLAVLSSYYELKDALVATSASKADEGATKLMAAANDLDGYIKTDSVNSSALMPQLDSLKEGVNGILSVKDETTEKKRIAFEKVSDAMFALLRTADIKNAGAYRQYCPMAFNDKGAYWLSNETEIRNPYFGKVMLECGEVTDSLK
- a CDS encoding YajQ family cyclic di-GMP-binding protein, which gives rise to MPSFDIASKVDPQTLDNAVNVAKKEIDNRYDFKGTHVVIDLNKKDMVINLEVESDMQLKQVEDVLLTKAMRQGLEANAFDMSKEATPSGKYVKKTVPVKNGIDKDMAKKIVKLIKDSGLKVQPAIMDDIIRVTGKKIDDLQDVIQLCRSSNLDLPLQFVNMKS
- a CDS encoding DegT/DnrJ/EryC1/StrS family aminotransferase — translated: MQHLQMVDLKRQYQKIKPEVDAAIQRVIDSTAFIGGKDVKDFGEELAAYLGVKHVIPCANGTDALQIALMALGLQPGDEVITPSFTYIATVEVMALLRLQPVFVDVDPDTFTINIDSVRNAITSKTKAIVPVHLYGQCANMEPLLELAKEHNIPVIEDNAQAIGGTYTFSDGNTVRTGSMGIIGCTSFFPSKNLGCYGDGGAMFTNDDALAEKLKMIANHGQKVRYYHEMVGCNSRLDTIQAAVLRIKLKHLDEYCDARRNVATYYDNAFKSNPHIITPFQAQYNKHVFHQYTLQLKNVNRDELQTKLSEKNIPSMIYYPVPSHKQNMLKEFVPANINLPATDMLQDCVISLPVHTELTEEELKYITTNFLAIIDQLTK
- a CDS encoding ABC-F family ATP-binding cassette domain-containing protein codes for the protein MLVSLQNISFFFGARPILEDASWQIERGERIGLVGSNGAGKSTLLRLITGAYRVDNGVINKPKDVTIGFFNQDLLSFSTNDSILMVGMQAFEKAHEVEKEMARLIKELEYKPDDAKLLDDYSHALHDFEVAGGYEMEHRTAEVLEGLGFSTADLQRPYNQFSGGWRMRVLLAKMMLQAPDLLLLDEPTNHLDLPSIEWLERYLIGYPGSVVIVSHDRYFLDRMVTKIVEVWQQDLHQYSGNYSFFQKEKAERMELQQRAFENQQDYIRQQERFIERFRAKATKAAQAQSALKRLDKLDRIEAPDGTMPVMNINFDVAVQPGKIINTLKNVTKRFGDLTILEHADAEINRGDKIALIGANGRGKSTLLRIIAGKESFEGERKEGHNVEESFYAQHQLEALTVENEILEEMKRAGSGKTELELRQLLGCFLFSGDDVFKKIKVLSGGEKARVALAKTIAMKGNFLMLDEPTNHLDMQSVEMLIEALNKYEGTLILVSHDRYFISKTANKIWHIEDGKIKEFIGTYDEWLVFESERQKRLQDAAKAQPVVAKVEEKKVEKKEKPVPNVNEAELRNLKKEYQKQQKTFQRLEEELAKMNEEKAKLEAQLGDPTFYADKEKFRELDEKYRQHTAKLDAKSKEYDKAFELMLELEEKIGN
- a CDS encoding glycosyltransferase, with product MQKICVIIPCYNEESRLDVKSLSAFMDAHPQYSFLGVNDGSKDSTLQLLQRVAQQYPRQFFVFDMPQNGGKAEAVRQGLLYANKMSGFDYYGYWDADFSTPLEEIDWFVYFSGGQLQHQIIMGTRVARLGAGVERKMLRHYLGRIFATVIANMLRVRIYDSQCGAKLIHSSLVTSLFDKPFVSKWFFDVEVLFRFLKKSAGENSRGKILEVPLRTWKEIAGSKLKLSDFIKAPVELWRINRHYR
- the rfbC gene encoding dTDP-4-dehydrorhamnose 3,5-epimerase, yielding MKVTRTPIEGLLIIEPTVHRDDRGYFVESYNDRVFKASTGFTENFVQDNQAGSSKNVLRGLHYQNPPVPQAKLIRVLQGTIWDVAVDIRKDSPTYGQWYGVELSGDNNLQFLIPHGFAHGYSVLSERANVFYKCDHFYNKETEGGVFYADPALNIDWKIDLSTAIVSEKDKAQPLLKDAKNGY
- a CDS encoding DUF6056 family protein — translated: MSKLFKGHLGSYFLVALGVLTLLPFLIISLYNNPIAGDDFSLAHIAREMGFLQAQKFWYTSWTGRYFSMALLSVTPLVFGNIFLYKVIPIALLLLLTGALYVLVNALFRNMSFIDKSAIVSVFIFLFLFQLPSTAEGLFWVIGSLTYLLPSIFTIVLFFALVRLEQTNRKIYLLAAAFLCFAIVGSNETSMLLLLYMLLLATGVYFILRRKWNSHLIILTGLSVLFAVIVLLSPGNTARQSVFPNSHNLLYTAMQTIVLSIVYIPKWLPIILLSAIVLYDVLSLNSDSIKSVKVFDVHPALSFLVMLSFPVLCIFPVIWSVGNENAYPRIISLAYFFTLLGFVYFVFTLFFYFRKRNEVKPMVTPFVRVLIILLVVGQVYLPHHTYHPNNIRQAYMDVVSGRAARYNIEAENRFKIIASAQADTCKVPRFKNVSSILYPNEYSVDITTNPKDWRNQSLSNYFGKGPVVLSN
- a CDS encoding class I SAM-dependent methyltransferase, with the translated sequence MDLKEAKFRTQSIVARHPWELARLEVVIDLAEKRLDEMNASGGVLLDMGCGDTWFVEQLSSRYSNIRCFAVDINFTDDTLEFLRDKNKHTKIQVFRTLDDAQVALGSDSVDMVLLLDVIEHIADDIAFLKWMQTFQSIDNTTQFVITVPAFQSLFSRHDVFLEHYRRYDNAMLERHINQAGLKSEKKGYFFLSLLLARAAAVFMEKATKNDKPTTGLVEWNKGHGVTAAIRNVMLFDHYFTKLFSKLGIKLPGLSNYIICRRSA